From the genome of Halomonas sp. I5-271120, one region includes:
- a CDS encoding sarcosine oxidase subunit beta family protein — MQRYSGFGLVKHALSHHENWQRQWRNPTPKKAYDVIIVGGGGHGLATAYYLAKEHGITNVAVIEKGWLGGGNTARNTTIVRSNYLWDESAALYEHAMKLWEGLSQDINYNVMFSQRGVLNVGHTLQDMRDIQRRVNANRLNGIDGEVLDAKGVQELVPIMDCSKNARYPVMGASWQPRAGVARHDAVAWGYARAADALGVDLLQNTEVTGFKIRDGQVYGVHTNRGDIEAKTVGCVTAGNSGVMAKMAGIKLPLESHPLQALVSEPIKPVLDTVVMSNHVHGYISQSDKGDLVIGAGIDGYNGYGQRGSYPTVEHTLQAIVEMFPIFSRVRMNRQWGGIVDTCPDACPILSKTKVKGLYFNCGWGTGGFKATPGSGHVFAASLAKGEMHPIAKPFSIDRFNTGALIDEHGAAGVAH, encoded by the coding sequence ATGCAACGATATTCAGGCTTCGGGTTGGTCAAGCACGCGCTGAGCCACCACGAGAACTGGCAGCGCCAGTGGCGAAACCCCACGCCCAAGAAAGCGTATGACGTCATCATCGTCGGCGGCGGTGGCCATGGCCTGGCCACTGCCTACTACCTGGCCAAGGAGCACGGCATCACCAACGTCGCGGTGATCGAGAAAGGCTGGCTGGGGGGCGGAAATACTGCCCGCAACACCACCATCGTGCGTTCCAACTACCTGTGGGACGAGTCGGCGGCGCTCTATGAGCACGCCATGAAACTGTGGGAGGGGCTTTCCCAGGACATCAACTACAACGTGATGTTCTCCCAGCGTGGCGTGTTGAACGTGGGCCACACCCTGCAAGACATGCGTGACATCCAGCGTCGGGTCAACGCCAACCGCCTCAACGGCATCGATGGCGAGGTGCTTGACGCCAAGGGCGTGCAGGAGTTGGTGCCGATCATGGACTGCTCCAAGAATGCTCGCTATCCGGTGATGGGGGCCTCCTGGCAGCCGCGCGCTGGCGTGGCCCGCCATGACGCGGTGGCCTGGGGCTATGCGCGCGCCGCCGATGCCCTGGGGGTCGATCTTTTACAGAACACCGAGGTCACCGGCTTCAAGATTCGCGATGGCCAAGTCTACGGGGTGCACACCAATCGCGGTGACATCGAAGCCAAGACCGTCGGCTGCGTCACTGCCGGCAACTCCGGGGTGATGGCGAAGATGGCCGGCATCAAGCTGCCACTGGAATCACACCCGCTTCAGGCGCTGGTCTCCGAACCGATCAAGCCGGTCCTCGATACCGTGGTGATGTCGAACCACGTTCACGGCTATATCAGCCAGTCCGACAAGGGCGACCTGGTGATCGGTGCCGGCATCGACGGCTACAACGGCTATGGGCAGCGCGGCAGCTACCCGACCGTGGAGCACACCCTGCAGGCGATCGTCGAGATGTTCCCGATCTTCTCGCGGGTGCGCATGAACCGTCAGTGGGGCGGTATCGTCGATACCTGTCCCGATGCCTGCCCGATCCTCTCGAAGACCAAGGTCAAGGGACTGTACTTCAACTGCGGCTGGGGCACCGGGGGCTTCAAGGCGACGCCGGGCTCGGGGCACGTATTCGCGGCCAGTCTCGCCAAGGGCGAGATGCACCCGATCGCCAAGCCCTTCTCCATCGACCGTTTCAATACCGGCGCGTTGATCGACGAGCACGGCGCTGCCGGCGTCGCCCACTGA